The genomic segment GCCGCCATCCCCGTTGCAAGAACTGCCACCTCCACCTCCTCATAAAGGTGAGTTTTTTTCACCTAACTTCAATTCTCTTACGGAAGAGAAAAATTGTGAATCCTTTTTCAAAAAGATTCTCTTCCTAAACATACTCAATTTTCTCTGGTGCTTTAGCTATTACCTGTCAACAAACTCAATCATTTATCTTATTTCACAGCTTGTGCTCCTCTGACTTGCACCGACCCATTAACGTATGGTCCTCCTGACTCTCCCTGCGTCTGTGTGCTGCCAATACAAGTTGGGCTCAGCCTTACTGTAGCACTATACACCTTCTTTCCTTTAGTTTCAGAACTCGCAAAAGAAATTGCTGCTGGAGTATATATGAAGCAAAGCCAAGTTCGCATCATGGGAGCAAATGCAAATGCAGTTAATCCACAAAAGACCATTGTTCTTATTGATTTGATACCTCCCGGAGCAAAATTTGACGACACAACAGCATATTTAACATTTCAAAGATTTTGGCACAAGCAAGTGGTTATAAGTACATCATTGTTTGGTGATTATGACGTGATATATGTGCGATATCCAGGTAACGATGTGGACCTAGTTTTTTTGAATGGGTTATCTGTTTATGGTTTGTCCTTACCATTTGAGTTGCCACCTTACAAATCTTAGGTCTTCCCCCTTCTCCGCCTTTGCCTCCATCAACCATTGGCATTGTAGGAAGTAACCCATACCCTGGTCGTGACAATAATGCAAGAACTGTGCAACCCCTTGGGGTGGATGTAAGGAGAAATCAGCATAATGATGGACCAAAAAGAGGCATTCTGGCATCAGTCATTATATCAATATTCATAATTCTTGTCTTACTTTCTGCTATTGCATGGGTTTTCTTGTACAAACACAGAAACCGTGGCTACCTATCTAATCCAACTCCACCAACTACCATCCGTTCCCTCGCAAAATCATCAGGTAGAATATGGTTTTTCCTTTTTTTGGCAGACATTCATCAGTGGTTGGAAGCAGTCAGTGGTTGTGAGCATCATAGTGACACAATGATTCCATTTAAAAATTGTTTATGAACTTCTACAAaaatatttcgaaaatttaGCTGATGAGAATATATAATGCATATGGTGTAGCCAAGGCAGTATCTATGATCGGTAGTGGCCCCAGTTCTCCTTCTTTCTCCTTGAGTTCAAGCTTTGCAGCTTATACCGCCTCTGCAAAAACATTTAGTTTAAGTGATATAGAGAGAGCAACCGATCACTTCAACGAAACGAGAACACTTGGAGAAGGTGGCTTTGGAATGGTCTACAGTGGCATGCTTGATGATGGGACCAAAGTTGCGATGAAGATACTCAAGAGATATGATCAGCAGGGCGGCCGCGAATTCTTAGCGGAAGTTGAGATGCTTAGCCGGCTTCATCATAGGAACTTGGTCAAACTTATCGGTATATGTGTTGAGGATCGTACGAGATGTTTAGTATATGAATTAATACCAAATGGCAGTGTGGAATCTCATTTACATGGTATGAACTTTTAAGTAACTCCTGTCAATTTATATTTCTTTTCATTGGCTGTTTAATATTGTATTCTCATACTTGTTTTCAGGCATTGACAAGGAAAGTGCTCCACTTGACTGGAGTGCCCGGCTAAAAATTGCCCTCGGAGCTGCTCGAGCTCTAGCATATCTGCACGAAGATTCATGCCCCCGAGTCATACACAGGGACTTCAAGGCCAGCAACATCTTACTGGAAGATGACTATACCCCAAAAGTATCTGATTTTGGTTTAGCTCGTAGTGCATTGGAAGAGGAAAACAGACACATTTCGACCCGTGTCATGGGAACCTTCGGGTATAACTCTTTTCTTATAGATCTTGTTGAAAAAGTTTGATGTGTGCCGTTTATTAGAAATGGTGAACCCACCTCCTTAGCCCTCGTTTTTATGGAAATTCATGCATCGGCCTGTTGGGGAGAAATTGTATCATTATTTCATATTCTTTTTGAACTCTTTTTTTGTTTTCGTgtcaatattttgaattttaaccGCCCTTTATGCATCATACCAGGTATGTAGCTCCTGAGTACGCAATGACTGGGCATCTTCTTGTAAAAAGTGACGTTTACAGTTATGGCGTAGTCCTTCTCGAACTCCTTACAGGGAAAAAACCCATAGACTTGTCTCAGCCACCCGGCCAAGAAAATCTAGTTTCTTGGTCCCGCCCGCTCTTAACTAGTCGAGAAGGTTTAGAGTCgatcatcgacccatccttagGCCCCAATTTCCCATTCGACAGCATAGCAAAAGTTGCTGCAATTGCTTCGATGTGTGTCCAACCAGACGTATCACACAGACCCTTTATGGGAGAAGTTGTTCAGGCCTTAAAACTGGTGTACAACGAGTGCGACGAGACGAAAGAAGAAGACTTATCTATAGATATGGAAGCTAGGAAAAGCACTAACTCAGATAGATTACCCGATCTTTTGCTTAATCAGTCCCCGATATCTGACTATAACTATAGGCTCGATGCCCAGAAAGATCTTTCTATGTCGGAGCTTTTGAGTTCGTCTGCAAAACCCGGGAGAGACGATTCGGAATCTTTTAGGTGGAATTCGAGCTCTGGACCTTTGAGAacaagcagcagcagcagcgcgAGTCGTCTGTGGAGGAGCATGAGGCGATTATCAGGAGGGAGCGTGAGTGAGCATAGGATGTTCCTTAGAATGCGGCCGGGGTCTCATTAGTGTTTCGTTTTGATGTTCATATATGTTATGTTTTTGGTGGTAAAATTTTCATCCATGTGCTTCGAATTTAAATGTACTTACTGTCTTTTCcaatgaaaatataaaaataaaaaatgttagaAGTATAGCATTTTTAAATATCTTATCGTCTCTAAATAAATTTTTGGATCCACTTCTCTCATACAATACATGGGTTGCTTTCTTTGAAGACGCTATAACCATTAAATGTCAGTTTGATTATACGGAAAATTGGCCTTCAGTTCTCAGCCgtcgattttttttgtattCAGTCTctgggtacttttttagtatCATATTTACACATGAAGTGTActacattttgtatgacatagtaccacaattttgtgggtaggaaATGAATccaaagaaatgttttgattggAGATTTTTCATCAACTTCTCCACGATAAGGATGTAAATGATATTCATATAAtgaattatataatatttgattttattctAGTTATCAATTATATCTGACTTCAAATTAATTCGAGTTATTTTCGTATCCAACCAAAAGCATGAAATAACTCATCTGATATCAAGATTTCAAATTTGAAGAGATGTCTGACGTTCAATACTCAATTATAACAAATTCAATCACggctaaaaaaaaaatcactaaTTAGATTTTGCAAATAAACCAACAAATTGAATCCTAATGCATCATATAGGATTAAGTAACGAACCAAGATGCCAGCCCACGAGTTTAGGCGCGTAAAAACGTGTTGCTATAAAGTAGCGCTTTTCTCGTTATTAAGAAGCGACTTTATAGTCGAGATATTTTCTTATGAATATATAGACCAGCGAATCAATCGTCTATGTCTGCGCTCGCTTAAACCCTCGGAAGAAGAAATGGTGATCTTGAATCTCACGAGCATTGCTTTCCGCTGTTCTTACTCACATTTTTCTCATCTTTTGATTGATTACATGTTTTTTCGGAATGTGTTGAAGCTAATTTCGATTTGATTTTCTCAAAAAAGGCTCAATCTGCGAAACCGATCTCAAGCCCCGTCCCGGACGCGTGGTACCCAACACTCGCCGTTTTTAT from the Primulina eburnea isolate SZY01 chromosome 3, ASM2296580v1, whole genome shotgun sequence genome contains:
- the LOC140825871 gene encoding receptor-like serine/threonine-protein kinase ALE2 isoform X2 codes for the protein MGVMLLQVLGLVLKVCAFTCFMVIHALVGLPNGEGMPGLLYDENVIISVAPVTDPPSYGTGFQPPIITPPRSSGPVPQSTKGLIFSPRPSPLSKPPPNILVPPTTSIQHPVPVMPPVPPPEEPSHTEHVPAPSLLDAPVPSVPPSSSSSSEPRSAPPNSRPTTAPENNAPHSPIAPVSNASAPMSNLGSPPPSRYFLPEEPPSLPPDMSSPSSSPGNFPPADPILSEEPPSSPPAPSASNLPGHSNSAPPHPYSELAPAPYPLKKPRHSRDYKTAPAPLFHLIPPTSSTQAPSSGPMVDFWHYAPPPTTAGYSQSASPMLAPIPSSGNHHPPIFSSPPKSPPERAKVPFISPIMPPASVSTPKSRKMPPPSPLQELPPPPPHKACAPLTCTDPLTYGPPDSPCVCVLPIQVGLSLTVALYTFFPLVSELAKEIAAGVYMKQSQVRIMGANANAVNPQKTIVLIDLIPPGAKFDDTTAYLTFQRFWHKQVVISTSLFGDYDVIYVRYPGLPPSPPLPPSTIGIVGSNPYPGRDNNARTVQPLGVDVRRNQHNDGPKRGILASVIISIFIILVLLSAIAWVFLYKHRNRGYLSNPTPPTTIRSLAKSSAKAVSMIGSGPSSPSFSLSSSFAAYTASAKTFSLSDIERATDHFNETRTLGEGGFGMVYSGMLDDGTKVAMKILKRYDQQGGREFLAEVEMLSRLHHRNLVKLIGICVEDRTRCLVYELIPNGSVESHLHGIDKESAPLDWSARLKIALGAARALAYLHEDSCPRVIHRDFKASNILLEDDYTPKVSDFGLARSALEEENRHISTRVMGTFGYVAPEYAMTGHLLVKSDVYSYGVVLLELLTGKKPIDLSQPPGQENLVSWSRPLLTSREGLESIIDPSLGPNFPFDSIAKVAAIASMCVQPDVSHRPFMGEVVQALKLVYNECDETKEEDLSIDMEARKSTNSDRLPDLLLNQSPISDYNYRLDAQKDLSMSELLSSSAKPGRDDSESFRWNSSSGPLRTSSSSSASRLWRSMRRLSGGSVSEHRMFLRMRPGSH
- the LOC140825871 gene encoding uncharacterized protein isoform X1 — encoded protein: MGVMLLQVLGLVLKVCAFTCFMVIHALVGLPNGEGMPGLLYDENVIISVAPVTDPPSYGTGFQPPIITPPRSSGPVPQSTKGLIFSPRPSPLSKPPPNILVPPTTSIQHPVPVMPPVPPPEEPSHTEHVPAPSLLDAPVPSVPPSSSSSSEPRSAPPNSRPTTAPENNAPHSPIAPVSNASAPMSNLGSPPPSRYFLPEEPPSLPPDMSSPSSSPGNFPPADPILSEEPPSSPPEQDTSPISAPPPSVTVAIPVASPVNNTIIHYAPISHSSSEAPSASNLPGHSNSAPPHPYSELAPAPYPLKKPRHSRDYKTAPAPLFHLIPPTSSTQAPSSGPMVDFWHYAPPPTTAGYSQSASPMLAPIPSSGNHHPPIFSSPPKSPPERAKVPFISPIMPPASVSTPKSRKMPPPSPLQELPPPPPHKACAPLTCTDPLTYGPPDSPCVCVLPIQVGLSLTVALYTFFPLVSELAKEIAAGVYMKQSQVRIMGANANAVNPQKTIVLIDLIPPGAKFDDTTAYLTFQRFWHKQVVISTSLFGDYDVIYVRYPGLPPSPPLPPSTIGIVGSNPYPGRDNNARTVQPLGVDVRRNQHNDGPKRGILASVIISIFIILVLLSAIAWVFLYKHRNRGYLSNPTPPTTIRSLAKSSAKAVSMIGSGPSSPSFSLSSSFAAYTASAKTFSLSDIERATDHFNETRTLGEGGFGMVYSGMLDDGTKVAMKILKRYDQQGGREFLAEVEMLSRLHHRNLVKLIGICVEDRTRCLVYELIPNGSVESHLHGIDKESAPLDWSARLKIALGAARALAYLHEDSCPRVIHRDFKASNILLEDDYTPKVSDFGLARSALEEENRHISTRVMGTFGYVAPEYAMTGHLLVKSDVYSYGVVLLELLTGKKPIDLSQPPGQENLVSWSRPLLTSREGLESIIDPSLGPNFPFDSIAKVAAIASMCVQPDVSHRPFMGEVVQALKLVYNECDETKEEDLSIDMEARKSTNSDRLPDLLLNQSPISDYNYRLDAQKDLSMSELLSSSAKPGRDDSESFRWNSSSGPLRTSSSSSASRLWRSMRRLSGGSVSEHRMFLRMRPGSH
- the LOC140825871 gene encoding receptor-like serine/threonine-protein kinase ALE2 isoform X3 encodes the protein MFPLPLCWMLQYAVPSVPPSSSSSSEPRSAPPNSRPTTAPENNAPHSPIAPVSNASAPMSNLGSPPPSRYFLPEEPPSLPPDMSSPSSSPGNFPPADPILSEEPPSSPPEQDTSPISAPPPSVTVAIPVASPVNNTIIHYAPISHSSSEAPSASNLPGHSNSAPPHPYSELAPAPYPLKKPRHSRDYKTAPAPLFHLIPPTSSTQAPSSGPMVDFWHYAPPPTTAGYSQSASPMLAPIPSSGNHHPPIFSSPPKSPPERAKVPFISPIMPPASVSTPKSRKMPPPSPLQELPPPPPHKACAPLTCTDPLTYGPPDSPCVCVLPIQVGLSLTVALYTFFPLVSELAKEIAAGVYMKQSQVRIMGANANAVNPQKTIVLIDLIPPGAKFDDTTAYLTFQRFWHKQVVISTSLFGDYDVIYVRYPGLPPSPPLPPSTIGIVGSNPYPGRDNNARTVQPLGVDVRRNQHNDGPKRGILASVIISIFIILVLLSAIAWVFLYKHRNRGYLSNPTPPTTIRSLAKSSAKAVSMIGSGPSSPSFSLSSSFAAYTASAKTFSLSDIERATDHFNETRTLGEGGFGMVYSGMLDDGTKVAMKILKRYDQQGGREFLAEVEMLSRLHHRNLVKLIGICVEDRTRCLVYELIPNGSVESHLHGIDKESAPLDWSARLKIALGAARALAYLHEDSCPRVIHRDFKASNILLEDDYTPKVSDFGLARSALEEENRHISTRVMGTFGYVAPEYAMTGHLLVKSDVYSYGVVLLELLTGKKPIDLSQPPGQENLVSWSRPLLTSREGLESIIDPSLGPNFPFDSIAKVAAIASMCVQPDVSHRPFMGEVVQALKLVYNECDETKEEDLSIDMEARKSTNSDRLPDLLLNQSPISDYNYRLDAQKDLSMSELLSSSAKPGRDDSESFRWNSSSGPLRTSSSSSASRLWRSMRRLSGGSVSEHRMFLRMRPGSH